A genomic window from Pelagicoccus albus includes:
- a CDS encoding PAS domain-containing hybrid sensor histidine kinase/response regulator, with protein MPLPPDNAPAGQNSPKAKIREITHKWKQAYFTLVALNFITIGAAFQFARTLHKDYEKTIRLDDYWSDAMIQIVSLNDHLVSSNVPANRVFDTLDPTLERFRKGQANEKFKTDLNKIRTHLARAPNHIDQLERIESELDKIEAGYRILDAYAEAIFDSISFGQIETASSLMATMDIHASESSSMLTLLSHSISNLQEMDFANGQEKSKKLTQFEYLLLALIASILGITLFFGHKMSGFLNMQVTETEKSRERADTARHELRSQSFALDQHSIVAITDTAGRITYANDRFCEVSQYQRSELIGQDHRILNSGHHPKAMFVDMRKDLARGDVWKGEIKNRAKDGSHYWVDTTIVPYRDEAGHIYSYVAIRTDITEQIEAEQNLEAALQAANESSERAERANAAKSDFLATMSHEIRTPMNSIVGFANLLIESDLPDQSREFAKSILGSGQGLLSVINDILDFSKIEAGKLETESVPIDLRRVIGEAVELLSAQAEEKDLELLFQFSPGNNRSLISDPGRIRQIVINLVGNAIKFTRQGHVIVRVEPDPEKPSSFLRISVEDTGVGIPDQAQKHLFNKFTQADSSTSRIFGGTGLGLSICKHLVVKLGGQISLSSIQGEGSTFWFSLPAKADEESPNAESQNQIVPGIRILIVDDHRLSQELIQTQLEPWGFSCDTASSAVEAIEKIARAQRESKVYQVALVDEKMPDTDGIALAKQIKASHPDIRLVALASNASLVGGVRFAEVGYENFVMKPLIWPERLKEALECALSANTRQNSATRLGKQSAFGSAPQGNYRILIVDDTELNQVLLRTIFEEKFGYKTDTAANGQEAIEAWRERPYDAIFMDCMMPIVDGFEATRLIRSEEIAKRIKRTPIIALTANALVGDAQSCFDCGMDDYLTKPIAPEKLAFSLNRWLPEGEQTKGRLTLETPKQNKANDYLDITRLESLFPTGDGMIEQILSTFSRNISELVEKLAKTKDPEKIANIAHTIKGSAAECGARPLSKAAQGVEKAIKERHSELLPDLLQTFGKTAIATLNEISKALELREP; from the coding sequence ATGCCCCTCCCTCCCGACAACGCCCCTGCAGGCCAGAACTCTCCAAAAGCGAAAATCCGAGAGATTACCCACAAGTGGAAGCAAGCCTACTTCACTCTGGTAGCGCTTAATTTCATAACCATCGGAGCCGCTTTCCAATTCGCCCGGACCCTCCACAAGGACTACGAAAAAACCATTCGCTTGGACGACTACTGGTCTGATGCCATGATCCAAATAGTCAGCCTAAACGATCATCTCGTTAGCTCCAACGTGCCCGCTAACCGAGTATTCGATACACTGGATCCCACCCTTGAACGCTTTAGGAAGGGACAAGCCAACGAGAAATTCAAAACAGATCTCAATAAGATCCGTACTCATCTAGCAAGAGCTCCCAATCACATTGACCAACTTGAAAGAATAGAGTCCGAACTCGACAAAATAGAGGCCGGGTATCGGATCTTAGACGCTTACGCAGAGGCGATATTCGACTCAATCTCCTTCGGTCAAATTGAAACAGCCTCCTCGCTGATGGCTACCATGGACATCCATGCGAGCGAAAGCAGCTCTATGCTAACACTGCTGAGCCATTCCATCTCGAATCTGCAGGAGATGGATTTTGCGAATGGCCAAGAGAAATCGAAAAAACTCACACAGTTTGAGTACCTTCTGCTGGCATTAATCGCCTCCATCCTGGGGATTACCCTCTTTTTCGGGCATAAGATGTCAGGCTTTCTGAACATGCAGGTTACAGAAACAGAGAAGAGCAGAGAGAGGGCCGACACAGCACGCCACGAATTAAGATCCCAAAGCTTCGCTCTCGACCAGCATTCCATCGTAGCCATAACCGACACAGCAGGGCGCATCACATACGCGAACGACCGATTCTGCGAAGTAAGCCAATACCAGCGCTCAGAACTCATCGGTCAGGATCACCGCATTCTAAATTCTGGGCACCACCCTAAGGCGATGTTCGTAGACATGCGAAAAGATCTGGCGAGAGGGGATGTCTGGAAAGGTGAAATAAAGAATCGAGCCAAAGACGGATCCCACTATTGGGTAGACACCACCATAGTGCCATATCGCGATGAGGCCGGACATATCTATAGTTATGTAGCCATCCGAACCGACATAACCGAGCAGATCGAGGCAGAGCAGAACCTCGAAGCAGCGCTGCAGGCGGCAAATGAATCCTCAGAGCGGGCAGAGCGGGCAAACGCGGCCAAGAGCGATTTCCTCGCCACGATGTCTCACGAAATCCGCACCCCAATGAATAGCATCGTCGGGTTTGCAAACTTACTGATCGAGTCTGACCTGCCAGACCAGTCGAGGGAATTCGCGAAATCCATTCTCGGCTCTGGTCAAGGCTTGCTCAGCGTTATCAACGACATTTTGGACTTCTCCAAAATCGAGGCAGGCAAACTCGAGACAGAATCCGTCCCGATCGACCTACGCCGCGTGATCGGCGAAGCAGTCGAACTGCTATCCGCCCAAGCAGAAGAAAAGGATTTGGAGCTTCTTTTCCAATTCTCTCCGGGAAACAACCGCAGCCTGATTTCAGATCCTGGCCGCATTCGTCAAATCGTCATAAACTTGGTCGGGAACGCTATTAAATTCACACGTCAGGGCCATGTCATCGTACGTGTGGAACCAGACCCCGAAAAACCGAGCTCCTTCTTGAGAATCTCGGTTGAAGACACCGGAGTCGGTATCCCAGATCAGGCCCAAAAACACCTTTTCAATAAATTCACCCAAGCCGACTCTTCCACTTCTCGCATCTTCGGCGGCACCGGCTTGGGATTGTCCATCTGCAAACACCTTGTCGTAAAGCTCGGCGGTCAAATCAGTCTTTCAAGCATCCAAGGAGAAGGTTCTACCTTTTGGTTTTCCCTACCAGCAAAAGCCGACGAGGAGTCTCCAAACGCTGAATCCCAAAACCAAATCGTACCCGGCATTCGAATACTCATCGTCGATGACCATCGACTGAGCCAAGAGTTAATCCAAACCCAACTTGAGCCGTGGGGCTTTTCTTGCGATACGGCATCATCAGCAGTAGAAGCCATCGAGAAAATCGCGAGAGCTCAGAGGGAATCAAAAGTCTACCAAGTAGCTCTCGTGGACGAGAAAATGCCCGACACGGACGGTATCGCACTCGCGAAACAGATAAAGGCAAGCCACCCCGACATTCGGCTGGTTGCCTTGGCTAGCAACGCATCATTGGTTGGAGGCGTTCGTTTCGCGGAGGTAGGCTATGAGAACTTCGTGATGAAGCCCTTGATATGGCCCGAAAGACTAAAAGAAGCTTTGGAATGCGCCTTGAGCGCGAATACTCGGCAGAATAGCGCGACGAGGCTTGGAAAGCAGAGTGCCTTTGGCTCAGCTCCTCAAGGAAACTATCGGATACTAATCGTCGACGATACCGAACTAAACCAGGTTTTGCTCCGTACCATTTTTGAAGAAAAATTTGGATACAAGACCGACACCGCCGCCAATGGCCAAGAAGCTATCGAAGCATGGAGAGAAAGACCTTACGATGCCATCTTCATGGATTGCATGATGCCAATAGTAGACGGCTTTGAGGCAACTCGGCTGATACGGTCGGAAGAGATTGCTAAGCGAATAAAAAGGACCCCCATCATTGCCCTAACCGCAAACGCGCTCGTAGGTGACGCCCAAAGCTGCTTCGACTGCGGTATGGACGACTATCTGACAAAACCGATAGCACCTGAGAAATTAGCCTTTTCCCTGAACCGCTGGTTACCGGAAGGAGAGCAAACAAAGGGCAGGCTCACTCTCGAAACTCCTAAGCAAAATAAGGCTAACGATTACTTAGACATCACCCGTCTAGAATCCTTGTTCCCGACCGGTGATGGCATGATCGAACAAATCCTCAGTACATTTTCTCGCAACATTTCCGAACTGGTCGAGAAACTGGCAAAAACCAAGGATCCTGAGAAAATCGCAAATATAGCCCACACCATAAAAGGAAGTGCCGCGGAGTGTGGAGCGCGACCGTTAAGCAAAGCAGCTCAAGGAGTGGAGAAAGCAATTAAAGAGCGACACAGCGAACTCCTTCCCGATCTTCTTCAAACGTTCGGAAAAACAGCTATCGCAACACTAAACGAGATCTCAAAGGCGCTAGAACTGCGGGAACCTTGA
- a CDS encoding pyrophosphate--fructose-6-phosphate 1-phosphotransferase yields MKVKKVGILTAGGLAPCLSSAIGGLIQRYTEIDPDVEIICYKNGYYGLLKGLSYQVTPEVRKNAGNLHLFGGSPIGNSRVKLTNIKDCVKRGLVKEGEDPQKVAADQLVKDGVDVLHTIGGDDTNTAAADLAAYLAKNDYALRVIGLPKTIDNDVYPIKQSLGAYTAAEHGANYFENVVAEHNSSPRMLIVHEVMGRHCGWLAAYTAYEYHKRQKCRYWVPELGLSRERHDVHAIYVPELSIDLEAEAARLRKQLDEHDAVNIFLSEGAGVADIVAKKEAAGEEIVRDAFGHVQLDFINPGAYFAKQFKEMIGAEKVLVQKSGYYSRAAAANAQDLNLIKSCTDKAVEAAFAGESGVIGHDENNRDILRACEFERVAGGKPFNTEEPWFNELLSEIGQPKGTVLDTSH; encoded by the coding sequence ATGAAAGTTAAGAAAGTAGGTATCCTCACGGCAGGCGGTTTGGCCCCTTGTCTATCCTCAGCAATCGGTGGTCTCATCCAGCGCTACACGGAGATCGATCCGGATGTGGAGATCATTTGCTACAAGAACGGCTACTATGGGCTGCTCAAGGGCTTGAGCTACCAAGTAACCCCAGAAGTCCGCAAGAATGCTGGCAACTTGCACCTTTTCGGCGGCAGCCCGATCGGCAACAGTCGCGTAAAGCTGACTAACATCAAGGACTGCGTTAAGCGCGGTCTCGTGAAGGAAGGCGAAGATCCACAGAAGGTTGCGGCTGACCAGCTGGTCAAGGACGGGGTCGACGTGCTGCACACTATCGGCGGAGACGACACCAACACTGCGGCTGCGGATTTGGCAGCGTATTTGGCCAAGAACGATTACGCCCTCCGAGTCATCGGTCTCCCCAAGACCATCGACAACGACGTGTATCCTATCAAGCAGTCTTTGGGCGCATATACAGCGGCCGAGCATGGCGCTAATTACTTCGAAAACGTGGTAGCGGAGCACAACTCCAGCCCACGCATGTTGATCGTGCACGAAGTTATGGGCCGTCACTGCGGGTGGCTCGCTGCTTACACCGCCTACGAGTATCACAAGCGCCAAAAGTGCCGCTACTGGGTCCCTGAGCTGGGTTTGTCTCGCGAACGCCACGACGTGCACGCGATCTACGTGCCAGAGCTTAGCATCGATCTGGAAGCGGAAGCGGCTCGCCTGCGCAAGCAGCTCGACGAGCATGACGCGGTAAACATCTTCCTCTCGGAAGGCGCAGGTGTGGCGGATATCGTAGCCAAGAAAGAAGCGGCTGGCGAAGAGATCGTTCGCGATGCGTTTGGTCACGTACAGCTCGACTTCATAAACCCAGGAGCCTACTTCGCCAAGCAGTTCAAGGAAATGATCGGAGCTGAAAAGGTATTGGTACAAAAGAGCGGCTACTACTCTCGTGCCGCCGCAGCCAATGCTCAGGATCTCAACCTCATCAAGAGCTGCACGGACAAGGCTGTTGAAGCTGCATTTGCCGGTGAGAGCGGTGTTATCGGGCATGACGAAAACAACCGTGACATCCTTCGCGCTTGCGAATTCGAACGCGTGGCGGGCGGAAAGCCTTTCAACACCGAAGAGCCTTGGTTCAACGAATTGCTCTCCGAGATTGGTCAGCCAAAAGGCACCGTGCTCGATACCAGCCACTAA
- a CDS encoding GspE/PulE family protein has product MREIRCDKFVELLTESKKLDEKTLSSLTSKFKQDHSGMLFEIIEKGFMRKDPVGELWARANNTTYVDPLSIKISYPEEERIPLEMAKKIQAISLYEFDGYVTMAMSDPTNRNLIESLERFLQKRVSPVYGHPEDISHAIEITYQSNISFDEALKTLEAYTSGQTQAAEGRDTLLELVKNNALVELANHVIYNAFKQRASDIHMEAHKDHAKIRFRVDGHLRDIVEIPVKAHTALMVRMKFISELDISETRMPQDGRFSVEVGTFSQNFRISTCPALHGEKAVIRLLGQAGKKGLPNFDELLFAKSNMKSFRTAVSKPNGVFIVTGPTGSGKTTTLYSALDYLNDRDKNLMTIENPVEYQLPGINHFEVRHNINLDFSAILRSALRQDPDIILVGEIRDLETAKIATEAALTGHMVLTTLHTNSATQAILRLVEMGVDPYMVAPALNGVMSQRLVGRICDSCKESYFPKRELLEQYFTKETIDPTIPFYRGTGCKHCHHTGFKGRVGVHEIVEVSERMRELISSSQPVSAIHAEAKRLGLKSLREDGLKKALLGLTTLEEVERVTVPEYSE; this is encoded by the coding sequence ATGCGAGAAATTAGATGCGACAAGTTCGTCGAGCTTTTGACCGAATCCAAGAAGCTTGACGAGAAGACATTAAGCTCGCTGACCAGCAAGTTCAAGCAGGACCATTCTGGAATGCTTTTCGAAATCATCGAAAAGGGTTTCATGCGCAAAGACCCAGTGGGTGAGCTGTGGGCTCGAGCCAATAACACCACCTACGTCGACCCGCTTTCCATAAAAATTTCATACCCAGAGGAAGAGCGTATCCCGCTCGAAATGGCAAAGAAGATCCAAGCCATTTCACTGTATGAGTTCGACGGATACGTAACGATGGCGATGAGCGATCCGACCAATCGCAATCTCATCGAATCCCTAGAACGCTTCCTTCAAAAACGAGTCAGTCCCGTATATGGTCATCCGGAGGACATCTCCCACGCCATCGAGATCACCTACCAGTCGAACATATCTTTCGACGAGGCGCTTAAGACGCTCGAAGCCTACACGAGCGGACAAACGCAAGCCGCAGAGGGCCGCGACACCCTACTCGAGCTCGTCAAAAACAACGCCCTAGTAGAGCTGGCCAACCATGTGATCTACAACGCTTTCAAGCAACGAGCTAGCGACATCCATATGGAAGCTCATAAGGATCACGCTAAGATTCGCTTCCGCGTTGACGGTCACTTACGCGATATCGTGGAGATCCCTGTCAAAGCGCATACCGCCCTGATGGTACGTATGAAGTTCATATCAGAACTCGATATCTCGGAAACCCGAATGCCACAGGACGGGCGATTCAGTGTAGAGGTTGGCACCTTTAGCCAAAACTTCCGTATCTCCACCTGTCCCGCTCTTCACGGCGAAAAGGCGGTAATACGACTTCTCGGCCAAGCCGGTAAAAAGGGCCTGCCTAATTTCGACGAGCTCCTGTTTGCAAAAAGCAACATGAAGAGCTTCCGTACCGCGGTTTCCAAACCGAATGGTGTGTTCATCGTAACAGGGCCCACCGGTTCGGGTAAAACGACCACGCTGTATTCAGCATTGGACTACTTAAATGACCGCGACAAGAACTTGATGACCATCGAGAATCCAGTCGAGTACCAACTCCCTGGAATCAACCACTTCGAAGTCCGCCACAATATCAACCTAGACTTCAGCGCGATCCTACGTTCCGCTCTGCGACAAGATCCTGACATAATTCTCGTGGGTGAAATTCGCGACTTGGAAACTGCAAAGATTGCCACAGAGGCAGCCCTCACCGGGCACATGGTATTGACCACGCTTCATACCAATAGTGCGACTCAAGCGATTCTCCGACTCGTAGAAATGGGAGTGGACCCATACATGGTAGCTCCAGCTCTAAACGGCGTTATGTCGCAAAGACTGGTAGGAAGAATCTGTGATTCCTGTAAAGAAAGCTATTTCCCAAAACGCGAATTGCTGGAGCAGTACTTCACCAAGGAAACGATCGACCCAACGATTCCATTCTATCGAGGCACGGGTTGTAAGCACTGCCACCATACCGGTTTCAAAGGACGAGTCGGAGTACATGAGATCGTTGAAGTCTCCGAGCGCATGAGAGAGCTTATTTCCTCGAGCCAGCCGGTCAGCGCTATCCACGCGGAGGCCAAACGCCTCGGACTGAAAAGCCTCAGAGAGGACGGCTTGAAAAAGGCCCTTCTGGGATTGACCACTCTTGAGGAAGTGGAACGCGTAACAGTTCCTGAGTATTCAGAATAA
- a CDS encoding response regulator transcription factor, translating to MDYSKLTALIADDEAHMRTFLKLLLTDIGIPKIYLMQNGMDAVEAYQEYNPDIVLLDINMNKMNGIDALKHIRTINPEAKIVMLTAVATRDSIEETAKHGAIYYILKTQSPESIKDHLLKILSKVTPTATSK from the coding sequence ATGGACTACAGCAAATTGACAGCTCTCATCGCCGATGACGAAGCGCACATGCGCACCTTCCTCAAACTGCTCCTCACCGATATTGGCATCCCGAAGATCTATCTGATGCAAAACGGTATGGATGCAGTCGAAGCGTATCAGGAATACAATCCTGACATCGTTCTGCTCGATATAAACATGAACAAGATGAACGGAATCGATGCCCTCAAACACATCCGTACCATCAACCCAGAGGCCAAAATTGTTATGCTTACAGCCGTGGCTACACGCGATTCCATCGAGGAAACAGCGAAGCACGGGGCCATCTACTACATTCTCAAAACGCAATCGCCGGAGAGTATCAAAGACCACCTCCTGAAGATCCTATCCAAGGTCACCCCGACCGCAACCAGCAAGTAA
- a CDS encoding response regulator, whose amino-acid sequence MISNSTNETAEKDLPPLTEVCSNLVLVIDDDRTTQGIVSKFLKQADYGTLAALRAEEARSLISEKKPELILCDVNMPGEDGITLCQRLKSDEDTSDIPIIIFTGSTELNTMSRAFEAGANDYVVKPIRKAELLTRCKRQIEEFRARNEAKRKINTLHKQNTSKTRFLSVASHDLRNPLASIRGISQYLDGEKFGTLNESQKEMVRCIIDASENMLTLVEDLLDVSKIELDHFDLSKEQLAPAALMEQTCLLQQPAAEKKSIAISHTDSTDGALASIDKRLIMRTIENLVTNAIKFSPRETEIRLETRFEDQWIALSVKDGGPGIPEDEFDKLFREFSRTSNMPTAGESTSGIGLYVVKRIVTSHGGEISVENRPEGGAHFKIKLKRIP is encoded by the coding sequence GTGATTTCAAACTCTACAAATGAAACAGCCGAAAAAGACCTCCCTCCGCTCACAGAGGTCTGCAGCAACCTCGTGCTGGTGATCGACGACGATCGAACCACCCAGGGCATCGTCAGCAAGTTTCTGAAACAAGCGGATTACGGGACCTTGGCGGCGCTCAGAGCGGAAGAAGCCAGATCCCTAATCTCTGAGAAAAAGCCGGAACTCATTCTGTGCGACGTCAATATGCCCGGCGAAGACGGTATCACCCTTTGCCAGCGGCTGAAAAGCGACGAAGATACCTCCGATATCCCGATTATCATTTTCACCGGAAGCACAGAGCTCAATACCATGAGCAGAGCTTTCGAAGCCGGAGCAAACGACTATGTGGTAAAACCGATCCGGAAAGCTGAATTGCTGACCCGCTGCAAACGGCAAATCGAAGAGTTCAGGGCCCGCAACGAGGCCAAACGCAAGATCAACACCTTGCACAAGCAAAACACTTCCAAGACCCGCTTCTTGAGCGTCGCCTCTCACGATCTGCGCAACCCACTCGCCTCCATCCGTGGAATTTCGCAATACCTAGACGGAGAGAAATTCGGCACTTTAAACGAGAGCCAAAAGGAAATGGTACGCTGTATCATAGATGCCAGCGAAAACATGCTCACTCTCGTGGAGGACCTCCTCGACGTATCGAAAATCGAGTTGGACCACTTCGACCTTTCGAAAGAGCAACTCGCCCCCGCAGCGTTGATGGAGCAAACCTGCCTCCTACAGCAACCTGCTGCCGAAAAGAAATCCATCGCAATCTCTCACACTGATTCCACAGATGGCGCTCTGGCCTCCATCGATAAGCGTCTCATCATGCGTACCATCGAGAATCTGGTCACCAATGCGATCAAGTTCTCACCCCGAGAAACAGAGATCCGTCTGGAAACGCGCTTTGAAGATCAATGGATCGCTCTCTCAGTGAAAGACGGTGGTCCCGGGATCCCCGAAGACGAGTTCGACAAGCTCTTCCGCGAATTCAGCAGAACTTCAAACATGCCTACCGCCGGTGAATCGACTAGCGGAATCGGCCTCTACGTGGTGAAGCGGATAGTCACCAGTCACGGAGGTGAAATTTCAGTAGAAAACCGCCCTGAAGGCGGAGCACATTTCAAAATAAAACTTAAACGTATCCCTTAA
- a CDS encoding glycine--tRNA ligase, with protein MAKSKASANPLMDAIVAVCKRRGFIFQSSEIYGGYNGFFDFGPLGVELKKNIKDAWWKDMVHRREDIEGLDSSIIMSPKIWVASGHVGGFSDPMVDCKVSKMRYRADQLFYAPVIVDGEKVGYVSILEDGNMQADAEAAAEKMKRKGGHQGELAPIELKEYTEADESEWALIPSPATGEPGSLTAPREFNLMFETKVGALSDSSAVAYLRPETAQGIFANYKNVVDTGRVKIPFGIAQIGKAFRNEITPKNFIFRSREFEQMEIEYFVSPDGDWSEIHQDWIKYCHDWLISVGLPEEMLGRDVHEKLAHYAKACTDITFQFPFGEQELWGIAARGDFDLTQHAEHSGKPMEIFDETAKKKYIPHVIEPSLGVDRLLLALLTAAYTEDEVGGEKRTVMKFHPRIAPYKVAVLPLLKNKPELVGRARSIFEKLSRRYNVFWDTAGAIGKRYRRQDEAGTPWCVTIDFDTIEKDGTVTLRDRDTTEQKRISEEELYKFLDESLF; from the coding sequence ATGGCCAAATCAAAAGCATCAGCAAATCCACTCATGGATGCCATCGTAGCCGTCTGTAAACGCAGAGGGTTCATTTTCCAGTCCTCGGAAATCTACGGCGGCTATAACGGCTTTTTCGATTTCGGCCCACTCGGCGTCGAATTGAAGAAAAACATCAAGGACGCATGGTGGAAAGATATGGTCCACCGCCGTGAGGATATCGAGGGCTTGGACTCCTCCATCATCATGTCTCCTAAGATCTGGGTCGCCTCCGGCCACGTAGGCGGTTTCTCCGATCCTATGGTAGACTGTAAGGTTTCCAAGATGCGCTACCGGGCCGACCAGCTTTTTTACGCGCCGGTCATCGTGGACGGAGAAAAGGTTGGCTACGTATCGATTCTGGAAGACGGCAACATGCAAGCCGACGCCGAAGCCGCTGCGGAGAAAATGAAACGCAAGGGCGGCCATCAAGGGGAACTCGCTCCGATCGAACTTAAAGAGTACACCGAAGCGGATGAATCCGAATGGGCCCTCATCCCTTCGCCCGCGACGGGAGAACCGGGCAGCCTTACCGCTCCTCGCGAGTTCAACCTTATGTTCGAAACCAAGGTTGGGGCTCTCAGCGACAGTTCCGCGGTCGCATACCTGCGCCCAGAGACCGCTCAAGGCATTTTCGCCAACTACAAGAACGTCGTCGATACTGGCCGCGTGAAGATTCCCTTCGGTATCGCTCAGATCGGCAAGGCCTTCCGCAACGAAATTACGCCTAAGAACTTCATTTTCCGCTCCCGCGAATTCGAGCAGATGGAGATCGAATACTTCGTATCTCCCGACGGCGATTGGTCCGAAATCCATCAAGATTGGATCAAATACTGCCACGATTGGCTCATCTCGGTCGGCCTTCCAGAGGAAATGCTGGGCCGTGACGTTCACGAGAAATTGGCGCACTACGCCAAGGCCTGCACCGACATCACCTTCCAGTTTCCATTTGGAGAGCAAGAGCTCTGGGGCATCGCGGCTCGAGGCGATTTCGACCTCACTCAGCACGCCGAACACTCCGGTAAGCCTATGGAAATCTTCGACGAGACGGCCAAGAAGAAGTACATCCCGCATGTCATCGAGCCATCGCTCGGCGTCGACCGTCTCCTATTGGCTCTGCTCACGGCCGCCTACACAGAGGACGAAGTCGGCGGCGAGAAGCGAACCGTGATGAAATTCCACCCACGCATCGCGCCGTACAAGGTCGCGGTACTTCCTTTGCTCAAGAACAAGCCGGAGCTAGTCGGGCGCGCACGATCCATCTTCGAGAAACTGTCCCGCCGCTACAACGTGTTCTGGGATACTGCGGGAGCCATCGGAAAACGCTATCGTCGCCAAGACGAAGCGGGTACCCCTTGGTGCGTCACCATCGATTTCGATACGATTGAGAAGGATGGCACCGTCACTCTTCGCGACCGAGATACCACCGAGCAAAAGCGAATCAGCGAAGAGGAGCTCTACAAATTCCTCGACGAATCCTTGTTCTAG
- a CDS encoding 6-phosphofructokinase, with translation MSELEGNCLVCQSGGPTAVINASLAGVIEEALNHECIEEIYGGLNGVVGVLNEDLVDLAAESQQVIRLLKSTPGSALGTCRYTFKKEEDLERALEVFKAHDIRYFFYIGDSESMAMIDKLDELAKSEGYEMRILGIPKTINNDISATDHTPGYGSMIKHVATTVREMAADNESIGKGDYVSILEVQGRNSGWIAAGSALAKRRDHPHDAPHIILLPEVVFNPEKFIADVQKVLAREKFCLVVTGEGLVDMNGNYVSAKASSSDAFGHVQLGGAGEFLRGVIEANLGVSARSCKLGVAGRAAAHNASQADSDEAYLAGSAAVIQAVENGKSGKMITLQRAEADSYKCETGWVDLADVPATSKQLPADWINDDGVSMNFPFVKYATPLIQGEVPIVWENGLPVFAKLKGARVDKVLAAYEM, from the coding sequence ATGTCGGAATTAGAAGGAAATTGCCTTGTTTGTCAGTCGGGTGGTCCCACTGCAGTCATTAATGCTAGCCTCGCGGGCGTAATCGAAGAAGCGCTTAACCACGAGTGCATCGAAGAGATATACGGTGGCCTGAATGGTGTCGTAGGTGTGTTGAATGAGGATCTCGTCGATTTGGCTGCGGAATCGCAGCAAGTGATCCGCCTGCTCAAGTCCACGCCGGGTTCCGCTCTTGGCACCTGCCGCTACACGTTCAAAAAGGAAGAAGATCTCGAGCGCGCTTTGGAAGTCTTCAAGGCTCACGACATTCGTTACTTCTTCTACATCGGCGATAGCGAGTCGATGGCTATGATCGACAAGCTCGATGAGCTCGCCAAGTCCGAGGGCTACGAGATGAGAATCTTGGGAATTCCCAAGACCATCAACAACGATATCTCCGCTACCGACCACACCCCTGGTTACGGAAGTATGATCAAGCATGTGGCCACCACCGTACGCGAAATGGCTGCCGACAATGAATCAATCGGCAAGGGCGACTACGTATCCATTCTCGAGGTGCAAGGCCGTAACTCTGGCTGGATCGCCGCTGGTTCTGCTCTCGCTAAGCGTCGTGACCATCCACATGATGCCCCGCATATAATTTTGCTCCCAGAAGTTGTCTTCAATCCTGAGAAGTTCATCGCAGATGTTCAGAAGGTACTCGCTCGCGAGAAATTCTGTCTCGTTGTGACTGGAGAAGGTCTTGTCGACATGAACGGTAACTATGTCTCGGCCAAGGCATCCAGCAGCGACGCTTTCGGACATGTACAGCTCGGTGGAGCGGGAGAATTTCTGCGTGGAGTGATTGAGGCAAACCTCGGTGTTTCGGCTCGCTCCTGCAAGCTCGGCGTAGCGGGTCGCGCGGCAGCCCACAATGCTTCCCAAGCCGACTCTGACGAAGCTTACCTAGCCGGTTCCGCCGCAGTGATCCAGGCTGTCGAAAACGGCAAGAGTGGTAAGATGATCACGCTGCAACGTGCTGAAGCAGACTCTTACAAGTGCGAAACTGGATGGGTCGATTTGGCGGATGTGCCTGCAACTTCGAAGCAGTTGCCAGCCGATTGGATCAACGATGATGGCGTGAGCATGAACTTTCCGTTCGTGAAGTACGCGACGCCTTTGATCCAAGGTGAAGTTCCTATCGTTTGGGAAAATGGTCTCCCAGTTTTCGCGAAGCTCAAGGGCGCTCGCGTGGACAAGGTTCTTGCGGCCTACGAGATGTAG